The following proteins come from a genomic window of Neofelis nebulosa isolate mNeoNeb1 chromosome 5, mNeoNeb1.pri, whole genome shotgun sequence:
- the LOC131511885 gene encoding LOW QUALITY PROTEIN: tripartite motif-containing protein 77-like (The sequence of the model RefSeq protein was modified relative to this genomic sequence to represent the inferred CDS: inserted 1 base in 1 codon), protein MDSTFVCCAPSLLICSICKDYFTDPVTINCGHSFCTPCLCLLWEDPQHPTCCPVCRAVSPRMDFKSIISAEGQARAKKESVPKQLPRSARQVCWIHQALKNIFCPTDKSLLCLQCSHSPGHTTHIHCPVSQVAEHCREKLLMQMKSIWKNXRNQRNINKEYNLLRVWQGFVNLRMVMIKAEYPKVYQYLHKEKQKHLESLAIEGKIIFHRLWRNVARMLQMGKLLKRIYEELKEMCLKADVHLLQDSEDIIKRSQLVQAHLPQPVDPQLSEWTITGMSERLNNFRVYITFDDNIRNYGVPLFEDLRRLQCCPDQDLCCSPASSQYKPSWAAQAAFTSGKYYWEVDVGNSQNWIKGLCRESCTKHHDLLLNSEGIFLLLCVNVDNHCCLLSASPPLCHYIPRPQGLVGVFLDYEFGIVSFVNVAKSSLICNFLSCSFSFPLRPFICYGPK, encoded by the exons ATGGATTCTACTTTTGTGTGCTGCGCCCCCAGTCTGCTTATCTGTTCCATCTGCAAGGACTATTTCACAGACCCTGTCACCATTAACTGTGGACACAGCTTTTGTACTCCGTGTCTCTGCCTCCTGTGGGAAGATCCCCAGCATCCTACCTGTTGCCCTGTATGCAGGGCAGTATCTCCACGCATGGACTTCAAAAGCATTATTTCTGCTGAGGGACAAGCTCGGGCTAAAAAAGAATCAGTTCCCAAGCAGTTACCAAGGTCTGCCAGGCAGGTGTGTTGGATACACCAAGCACTAAAGAATATCTTCTGTCCAACTGACAAGAGCCTGCTGTGTTTGCAATGCTCTCATTCGCCAGGGCATACCACTCACATACACTGTCCAGTTTCACAGGTCGCTGAGCACTGCAGGGAGAAACTTCTGATGCAAATGAAATCTATttggaaaa agagaaatcagagaaatataaacaaagagtACAACTTACTTAGAGTATGGCAGGGTTTTGTAAATCTAAGGATGGTGATGATCAAGGCTGAATATCCTAAGGTGTACCAATACCtccacaaagaaaagcaaaaacatttagAGAGCCTGGCAATTGAAGGCAAGATAATTTTTCATCGACTCTGGAGAAATGTAGCTAGAATGCTTCAAATGGGGAAACTCCTGAAAAGAATCTATGAGGAGCTGAAGGAAATGTGCCTCAAAGCAGATGTGCACCTGCTCCAGGATTCGGAAGACATCATAAAAAGGAGTCAGTTAGTGCAGGCGCACTTGCCCCAGCCTGTGGACCCACAGCTCAGTGAGTGGACAATCACTGGGATGTCTGAAAGGCTTAACAACTTCCGAGTGTATATTACATTTGATGATAACATAAGGAATTACGGTGTGCCTCTGTTTGAAGACCTGAGACGTTTGCAGTGCTGTCCTGACCAAGACCTGTGCTGCAGTCCAGCGAGTTCACAGTATAAGCCTTCCTGGGCAGCTCAGGCTGCCTTCACCTCTGGCAAATATTACTGGGAGGTGGATGTGGGAAACTCTCAGAATTGGATTAAAGGACTTTGCAGGGAATCCTGCACAAAACACCATGACTTGCTGCTCAACTCTGAGGGTATCTTTCTACTTCTGTGTGTCAACGTGGATAACCAttgctgtctcctctctgcctccccgccACTGTGCCACTACATTCCAAGACCCCAGGGCTTGGTAGGGGTATTTTTAGATTATGAATTTGGTATAGTAAGCTTTGTTAATGTTGCCAAAAGTTCCCTCATTTGTAATttcctttcctgttccttttccttccctctcagaCCTTTCATTTGTTATGGACCCAAATGA